Proteins found in one Oncorhynchus mykiss isolate Arlee chromosome 3, USDA_OmykA_1.1, whole genome shotgun sequence genomic segment:
- the LOC110508339 gene encoding uncharacterized protein C1orf189 — protein sequence MFSICGEMQNAEFEGSTQAGSMRTLKLRELTQQRETELGKTALTMVRRAALQALLEHERQQYVIELNRLGKTIYKQRV from the exons ATGTTTAG taTCTGTGGTGAAATGCAAAATGCTGAGTTTGAGGGCTCCACCCAGGCTGGTTCCATGAGGACCCTGAAGCTGAGAGAACTGacccagcagagagagactgagctgGGAAAGACTGCTCTGACGATG gtccGTAGAGCAGCACTGCAGGCCCTCCTGGAGCATGAGAGACAGCAGTACGTCATAGAGCTCAACAGACTGGGCAAGACCATCTACAAACAGAGAGTCTAG
- the them4 gene encoding acyl-coenzyme A thioesterase THEM4, which translates to MIRTGGVQQIARGLCQIMGREISKGNFNTNISQMTPRGTLQLPWSSINSVRTMAVLPWPFSFQPRDFSLPNSSWGSDMRRLYEHYNSQCEVETDDGEKKWGVWRRLPSYNRSLKYATGGVYLSKIIQSKARLFTRNIREQGAGFEYVVFVNKQEQKCVCVFQAGHLLEGPPGHVHGGAIATMIDTVTGTHATYLSGPVMTANLNINYRSPISLGSTVLLTCSLDKKEGRKTFVSCQVTNTDSSKLHTEATGLFLSITMGHLLGG; encoded by the exons ATGATACGAACAGGAGGAGTGCAGCAGATTGCCAGGGGACTATGCCAAATAATGGGACGTGAAATCTCAAAGGGAAATTTCAACACCAACATCAGTCAAATGACTCCAAGAGGAACTCTCCAGCTTCCCTGGTCCTCTATCAACAGTGTCCGAACCATGGCG GTGTTGCCCTGGCCTTTCTCTTTCCAGCCACGGGACTTCAGCCTGCCCAACTCGTCCTGGGGCTCCGACATGAGGCGTCTGTATGAGCACTATAACAGCCAGTGTGAGGTAGAGACAGATGACGGAGAGAAGAAGTGGGGGGTCTGGAGAAGGCTGCCCAGCTATAACCGCTCCCTCAAGTACGCCACAG GTGGGGTGTATTTGAGTAAGATCATTCAGTCGAAGGCACGTCTGTTCACGCGGAAcatcagggagcagggagcagggttCGAGTACGTTGTGTTTGTCAACAAGCAGgagcagaagtgtgtgtgtgtgttccaggctgGCCACCTACTGGAGGGACCCCCGGG GCACGTCCATGGGGGGGCAATAGCTACCATGATTGACACTGTAACGGGGACCCACGCCACCTACCTCTCTGGGCCTGTCATGACTGCCAACCTCAACATCAACTACCGCAG CCCCATCTCATTGGGTAGTACAGTGCTGCTCACCTGCTCACTGGATAAGAAGGAGGGACGGAAAACCTTTGTTTCCTGTCAAGTGACCAACACGGACAGCTCCAAACTACACACAGAGGCCACAG gGCTGTTTCTGTCAATCACAATGGGACACCTATTAGGAGGATGA